Proteins from a genomic interval of Streptococcus sp. D7B5:
- a CDS encoding YjjG family noncanonical pyrimidine nucleotidase, translating to MSYKFLLFDLDHTLLDFDAAEDVALTQLLKEEGVADIQAYKDYYVPMNKALWKDLEQKKISKQELVNTRFLRLFAHFGLEKDGRLLAQRYQFFLAQQGQILSGAHELLDCLIERDYELYAATNGITAIQTGRLAQSGLAPYFNQVFISEQLQTQKPDALFYEKIGQQIVGFSKEKTLMIGDSLTADIQGGNNAGIDTIWYNPHHLENHTPAQPTYEVHSYQDLLDCLDTI from the coding sequence ATGTCCTACAAATTTCTACTTTTCGATCTCGATCACACCTTGCTTGATTTTGATGCTGCTGAGGATGTGGCACTGACGCAACTTTTAAAAGAAGAAGGAGTTGCAGACATTCAAGCCTATAAAGACTATTATGTTCCTATGAACAAGGCTCTCTGGAAGGACTTGGAACAAAAGAAAATCAGTAAACAAGAACTGGTTAACACGCGCTTTTTACGTTTGTTTGCTCATTTTGGACTGGAGAAAGACGGTAGGTTACTTGCTCAGCGTTACCAGTTTTTTCTAGCCCAGCAAGGACAAATCCTTTCGGGAGCTCATGAACTTTTGGACTGTCTCATTGAGCGTGATTATGAGCTGTACGCTGCGACAAATGGCATTACTGCTATTCAGACGGGTCGTCTGGCTCAATCTGGTCTGGCTCCCTATTTCAACCAAGTCTTTATCTCTGAACAGTTGCAGACGCAAAAGCCTGATGCACTATTCTATGAAAAAATCGGTCAGCAGATTGTAGGATTTAGTAAAGAAAAGACGCTGATGATCGGAGATTCCTTAACGGCTGATATTCAAGGAGGCAATAATGCAGGGATTGACACTATCTGGTACAATCCTCATCACCTCGAAAATCATACACCTGCCCAACCGACTTACGAAGTCCATTCCTACCAAGACTTACTGGATTGTTTAGATACTATCTAG
- a CDS encoding immunity 70 family protein, producing the protein MSVGLMVGYNWWTIGEGSLFNSFFSTIYVRLENNEWGSRYPVIMNKLYWGDVPFESVERGIAELVSIQEELKKFLPQDVIWDFEDLSLTPPWGNNIAEHITNLSHYFITSSGKDLIEVLLTSFRFALEHGQNVSVKSI; encoded by the coding sequence ATGTCTGTAGGGTTAATGGTTGGTTATAATTGGTGGACTATAGGAGAAGGGAGTCTTTTTAATTCATTCTTTTCGACTATTTATGTTCGCTTAGAGAATAATGAGTGGGGAAGTAGATACCCAGTAATAATGAATAAGCTTTACTGGGGAGATGTTCCTTTTGAATCTGTTGAAAGAGGAATAGCTGAGTTGGTATCTATCCAAGAGGAGTTGAAAAAATTTCTCCCTCAGGATGTTATATGGGATTTTGAAGATTTGTCACTCACTCCTCCTTGGGGAAATAATATCGCAGAGCATATAACAAATTTATCACATTATTTCATAACGAGTTCCGGAAAAGATTTAATAGAAGTTTTGCTGACTAGTTTTAGATTTGCACTTGAGCACGGTCAAAATGTGAGTGTAAAAAGTATTTGA